One window of the Blastocatellia bacterium genome contains the following:
- a CDS encoding LD-carboxypeptidase — protein sequence MIKPPALRPGDVIGIVAPASDIKPERLMAGARELERLGFRVKFSPSIFAREMYLAGSDRRRAEELMAMFNDPEVRAIFAARGGYGSVRLLPYLDEEALRAHPKIFMGYSDITTLLVYFQQRFQWVVFHGPMVTREFADGPEHYDEDLLRRTLMRAEPIGEIDTSGVAVLSPGIATGRLTGGCLPLLVSTLGTPYEFDATDAILFLEDYASKPYQVDRMLTQLRDAGKLRAVRGFVFGEMTECVQHPNQDYTIVDVIQDRLADLNVPILFGVRSGHSDYRNQVLPFGICATLDGYRARLILEEAATSEP from the coding sequence GTGATTAAACCTCCGGCCTTGCGTCCGGGCGACGTGATCGGGATCGTCGCTCCCGCCAGCGACATCAAACCGGAGCGGCTCATGGCCGGCGCGCGCGAGTTGGAGCGCCTCGGATTTCGCGTCAAGTTCTCGCCCTCGATCTTCGCGCGGGAGATGTATCTGGCCGGTTCCGATCGGAGGCGCGCCGAAGAGTTGATGGCGATGTTCAACGATCCCGAGGTGAGGGCGATTTTCGCCGCGCGCGGAGGATACGGCTCGGTTCGTCTCTTGCCATATCTCGATGAGGAGGCATTGCGCGCGCATCCGAAGATCTTCATGGGGTATAGCGACATCACGACGCTGCTCGTCTATTTTCAGCAGCGATTCCAATGGGTCGTCTTTCACGGACCGATGGTCACGCGGGAGTTCGCCGATGGACCGGAGCACTATGACGAAGACTTATTGCGGCGCACGCTCATGCGGGCAGAGCCAATCGGAGAGATTGACACCTCGGGCGTTGCCGTCCTCTCACCCGGAATTGCGACAGGCCGACTGACGGGTGGATGTTTGCCACTTCTGGTGAGCACGCTCGGCACGCCCTACGAATTCGACGCCACTGATGCGATCCTCTTCCTCGAAGATTATGCCTCGAAGCCCTATCAGGTCGATCGCATGCTCACGCAGCTTCGAGATGCTGGGAAACTTCGGGCCGTGCGCGGCTTCGTCTTCGGCGAGATGACGGAGTGCGTGCAGCATCCGAATCAGGATTACACCATCGTAGACGTCATCCAAGATCGCCTCGCCGATCTGAACGTCCCGATCCTCTTCGGTGTGCGTTCGGGTCACAGCGATTACCGGAATCAAGTCCTGCCCTTCGGTATTTGTGCGACGTTGGACGGCTATCGGGCAAGACTCATCCTCGAAGAAGCGGCGACGAGCGAGCCGTAA
- a CDS encoding S-methyl-5'-thioadenosine phosphorylase: protein MAEAKIGIIGGSGFYAMEGLSDVEEVIVDTPFGKPSEAFLLGTLEGVRVAFLARHGRGHRLLPTELPFRANIYAMKLLGVERIISVSAVGSLQERYAPLDIVIPDQFFDRTRQRPSTFFGDGIVAHISFADPVCPVVGDALERAARQIEGLRVHRGGTYVCIEGPAFSTRAESHVYRAWGMDVIGMTNLQEAKLAREAEICYATLALVTDYDCWHPDHASVTVEMVLDYLNRNTANAKRIVRAAVGLLKEATGTCRCQSALRHAIQTDRAAIPPETVRRLSAILSKYFPIQE, encoded by the coding sequence ATGGCGGAGGCGAAAATCGGCATCATCGGCGGAAGTGGATTTTATGCGATGGAGGGATTGAGCGACGTCGAGGAGGTCATCGTAGATACCCCCTTCGGCAAACCCTCGGAGGCGTTCCTCCTCGGCACGCTCGAAGGCGTGCGCGTCGCATTCTTGGCGCGGCACGGACGCGGGCACCGCTTGTTGCCGACCGAGCTACCCTTCCGGGCGAACATCTACGCCATGAAGCTGCTCGGCGTCGAGCGGATCATCTCGGTGAGCGCCGTCGGCTCCTTGCAGGAACGATACGCTCCGCTCGATATCGTCATTCCCGATCAGTTCTTCGATCGGACGCGCCAACGCCCCTCCACGTTCTTCGGGGATGGGATCGTCGCGCACATCTCGTTCGCCGATCCCGTCTGTCCGGTCGTCGGCGACGCCCTCGAACGCGCTGCTCGACAAATCGAAGGCCTACGCGTGCATCGCGGGGGGACATATGTCTGCATCGAAGGGCCGGCGTTCTCAACCCGAGCCGAATCGCACGTCTACCGAGCCTGGGGCATGGACGTCATCGGGATGACGAACCTGCAGGAAGCCAAGCTCGCGCGTGAGGCGGAGATCTGTTACGCGACGCTAGCCCTAGTGACGGATTATGACTGCTGGCATCCCGATCACGCTTCGGTCACCGTCGAGATGGTGCTCGATTATCTCAACCGTAATACGGCCAATGCTAAACGCATCGTCCGAGCTGCCGTCGGATTGCTCAAAGAGGCGACCGGCACATGCCGATGCCAATCGGCTTTGCGACACGCCATTCAAACCGATCGCGCGGCGATCCCACCGGAGACCGTCCGGCGACTCTCGGCGATCTTGAGCAAATACTTCCCCATCCAGGAGTGA
- a CDS encoding bifunctional folylpolyglutamate synthase/dihydrofolate synthase produces MNYRETLAYLEWLGHETLRARFGLEKIRRLLAELGDPHTAYPSIIIAGTNGKGSTAAMVDAILRQAGLRTGLYTSPHLVRVEERIRVLGREIAPEEFAAIATRVRAVSEELLQRGEIEARPTYFEFVTAIGFEYFREKAIEIAVLEVGLGGRLDATNVVPPFLSLVTSIDIDHEQYLGSTIASIAREKAMIIKPGSRVVLSRQHPEAREVLLARCQECQVTPIWAEEAVEILECEPDGRFAFAYRSASGARRSVRLSLRGRHQIENALVAIRAAEVLRTMGYSIPDDAIGRGLEVVEWPGRLEVVGPSSPLLVLDGAHNTAGARVVRAYLEEFGRRPLTLVFGTMRDKRIAEMAAALFPLADLLILTRVPDERAAPLELLLEQTADLRCQLGRPTEAVEPVEVAFDRARERTPPSGMICVTGSLYLVGEAKRWLARSHGEGGARD; encoded by the coding sequence GTGAACTACCGGGAGACGCTCGCGTACCTAGAGTGGCTCGGGCATGAGACGCTGCGAGCCCGATTTGGGTTGGAGAAGATTCGTCGCCTCTTAGCCGAGCTTGGAGACCCTCACACCGCCTATCCCTCAATCATCATTGCAGGGACGAATGGAAAGGGCTCTACGGCAGCCATGGTGGACGCCATTCTGCGACAGGCTGGGTTGCGAACAGGGCTCTACACGTCTCCCCATCTTGTGCGCGTCGAAGAACGCATTCGTGTCCTCGGACGTGAGATCGCTCCCGAGGAATTCGCGGCCATTGCGACGCGCGTGCGCGCGGTGTCGGAGGAGCTTCTTCAGCGCGGAGAAATCGAAGCGCGCCCGACTTATTTTGAGTTCGTCACGGCCATTGGCTTCGAGTACTTTCGCGAGAAGGCAATTGAGATCGCAGTCCTCGAAGTTGGGCTTGGAGGACGTTTGGATGCGACCAACGTTGTCCCCCCATTCCTCTCGCTGGTCACAAGCATTGATATTGACCACGAGCAATACTTGGGCTCGACGATCGCCTCCATCGCGCGAGAGAAGGCGATGATCATCAAGCCGGGCTCGCGTGTGGTCCTCTCGCGGCAACATCCGGAAGCTCGCGAAGTTTTGCTCGCGCGATGTCAAGAGTGTCAGGTCACGCCGATTTGGGCAGAGGAAGCAGTGGAGATCCTCGAATGCGAGCCCGACGGACGATTCGCATTCGCTTATCGCTCGGCTTCGGGCGCGCGCCGGAGCGTTCGTCTCAGCTTGCGTGGGCGGCATCAGATTGAGAATGCGCTTGTGGCCATTCGCGCGGCGGAGGTCTTGCGCACCATGGGATATTCGATCCCCGACGACGCCATCGGCCGTGGGCTCGAAGTAGTCGAATGGCCAGGGCGATTGGAGGTCGTCGGTCCGTCGAGTCCTCTGCTGGTCCTGGATGGAGCGCATAATACGGCCGGGGCGCGAGTCGTGCGTGCGTATTTGGAGGAGTTCGGACGCCGACCGCTCACGCTCGTCTTCGGGACGATGCGCGATAAACGAATCGCCGAGATGGCCGCCGCACTGTTTCCCTTGGCGGATCTCCTCATCCTGACGCGCGTTCCGGACGAGCGGGCGGCGCCTTTGGAGCTGCTGTTGGAACAGACGGCCGATCTGCGATGTCAGCTCGGCCGGCCAACAGAGGCTGTGGAGCCTGTGGAGGTGGCGTTCGATCGGGCACGGGAGCGGACCCCTCCGAGTGGAATGATCTGCGTGACCGGTTCGCTCTATCTGGTCGGCGAGGCGAAGAGATGGCTCGCGCGATCCCATGGCGAAGGGGGCGCACGTGATTAA
- a CDS encoding MBL fold metallo-hydrolase, with protein MTGPIPLGKMTLEVVSDGTWRLDGGMMFGIVPKVLWERVAPADERNRILMGLNCLLVRTGRHTILVDTGLGDVWDEKFHQIYAPDRPRPLLQQLADRGLNPEDIDIVINTHLHFDHSGNNTRRHGEQLVPTVPRARYIVQRGEYEHANAPNERDRASYRPVTWEPLRESGQLELIEGDQEIVPGVHVVRVRGHNRDLQIVFLHSEDRTAVFWSDLIPMTPHVQKPWIAALDHYPLETLEQKNRLLPQAVREGWLCVFYHDPQIPIGRIVEAEGRFRVVPVEGG; from the coding sequence GTGACCGGTCCGATTCCTCTTGGGAAGATGACGTTGGAGGTCGTGAGCGATGGAACGTGGCGGTTAGATGGCGGCATGATGTTTGGCATCGTCCCCAAGGTGCTCTGGGAGCGCGTGGCTCCGGCCGATGAGAGGAATCGCATCCTCATGGGCTTGAATTGCCTGCTCGTGCGCACGGGACGACACACCATCCTCGTGGACACGGGCTTGGGCGATGTGTGGGACGAGAAGTTCCATCAGATTTACGCCCCGGATCGTCCGCGTCCCCTCCTTCAGCAACTCGCCGATCGTGGCCTCAACCCCGAGGACATCGACATCGTCATCAACACGCATCTGCATTTCGATCACTCCGGAAATAACACGCGGCGTCACGGAGAGCAGCTTGTCCCCACAGTCCCTCGCGCTCGCTACATCGTCCAGCGCGGCGAATACGAGCACGCGAATGCTCCGAATGAACGGGATCGCGCCAGCTATCGCCCCGTCACCTGGGAACCTCTTCGAGAGAGCGGACAGCTCGAGTTGATCGAGGGCGATCAGGAGATCGTCCCTGGCGTGCACGTGGTGCGCGTGCGCGGCCACAACCGCGATCTCCAAATCGTCTTCCTCCATTCGGAGGATCGCACGGCGGTCTTCTGGAGTGACCTCATCCCCATGACGCCGCACGTTCAGAAGCCGTGGATCGCGGCGTTGGATCACTATCCCTTGGAGACGCTCGAGCAGAAGAATCGTTTGCTCCCTCAAGCCGTGCGTGAAGGATGGCTCTGCGTCTTCTATCACGATCCGCAGATCCCTATTGGACGCATCGTCGAAGCCGAGGGACGATTTCGAGTCGTCCCTGTCGAGGGAGGATGA
- the mce gene encoding methylmalonyl-CoA epimerase — protein sequence MRLDHIAIAVRSLDEALPFYTDALGLSCTGRETIAEQGVHLAMLPIGEGRLELLEPLSEDSPVGRFLARRGEGLHHICFQVADIEGTLARLRAQGVRLIDEEPRCGAEGRKIAFLHPTSAHGVLIELVEVPKQESGP from the coding sequence ATGAGACTCGATCACATCGCCATCGCCGTGCGTTCGCTCGATGAAGCCCTTCCCTTTTATACGGACGCGCTCGGTTTGAGCTGTACGGGACGAGAGACGATTGCCGAGCAGGGCGTTCACCTGGCCATGCTCCCTATCGGGGAAGGTCGCCTTGAATTGCTCGAACCGCTCAGCGAGGACTCGCCCGTTGGGCGATTCTTGGCGCGGCGCGGTGAGGGATTGCACCACATTTGTTTCCAGGTGGCGGACATCGAAGGGACGCTCGCACGTCTGCGGGCACAGGGCGTGCGCCTCATTGACGAAGAGCCTCGCTGTGGAGCGGAAGGCCGAAAGATCGCCTTCCTGCATCCGACGAGCGCGCATGGCGTGCTCATTGAGCTGGTCGAAGTCCCGAAGCAGGAGAGTGGACCGTGA
- a CDS encoding SpoIID/LytB domain-containing protein — protein sequence MRAPIFSSEPTISIGLLTDVEQVRFTIAEEFRTSDGMPIPPGRYRATPHLHASGIELRDAQERLVGIAATFSLIPVAPKKAKFILEDVPVGTGFHWEQKQSQSYAGTLMIRIAPSAPEAPPRLMVINEIPAEAYLESVISSEMSARAPVEFLKAHAIISRSWLLASLAHRADEGESPSPSSERELSKTSDLEIRRWTSRTAHRAFDVCADDHCQRYYGLAPVTSDVVSAAVAATRGRVLTFNGHICDARFSKCCGGATEAYRSAWEDRDVPYLQGGRFDGVEWPASFPRPLTLEAHAVAWITGFPPAYCHTTDPRVLEDILPEIDRPTRDFFRWERTLEQEELQALVEARLGLELGAIRRLEPLERGASSRIVRLRIVGERGSVIVGKELEIRRVLSWTHLYSSAFIVLPEEVRQGIPRRFRLRGAGWGHGVGLCQIGAAVMARQGRTHWEILAHYYAPAEIALAYE from the coding sequence ATGCGCGCACCGATTTTCTCCTCTGAACCAACGATCTCGATCGGCCTTCTGACCGACGTCGAGCAGGTCCGCTTCACGATCGCGGAAGAGTTCCGGACATCCGATGGGATGCCCATTCCTCCAGGTCGATATCGGGCAACCCCGCATCTTCATGCTTCCGGCATCGAACTCCGAGATGCTCAGGAACGCCTCGTGGGGATTGCGGCGACATTCTCCCTCATTCCGGTGGCCCCCAAGAAGGCGAAATTCATACTCGAGGACGTCCCAGTTGGAACGGGCTTCCATTGGGAGCAAAAGCAGTCGCAAAGCTACGCGGGAACCCTGATGATTCGCATCGCCCCTTCGGCTCCAGAAGCTCCCCCGCGGCTGATGGTCATCAATGAGATTCCCGCCGAGGCATACTTGGAGAGCGTCATCTCTTCGGAGATGAGCGCCCGCGCTCCCGTGGAATTCCTCAAGGCCCACGCCATCATCTCCCGAAGTTGGCTCCTGGCCAGTCTCGCGCATCGCGCCGATGAGGGGGAATCTCCCTCGCCGTCCTCCGAACGCGAACTCTCCAAGACGTCGGATCTGGAGATCCGACGGTGGACGAGTCGGACGGCCCATCGCGCCTTCGACGTTTGCGCCGATGACCATTGCCAACGGTATTATGGCCTTGCTCCTGTAACGAGCGATGTCGTCTCCGCTGCCGTCGCAGCGACGCGAGGACGAGTCCTGACCTTCAACGGGCACATCTGCGATGCTCGTTTCTCCAAATGCTGCGGCGGAGCGACGGAAGCCTATCGAAGCGCGTGGGAAGATCGCGATGTCCCGTACTTGCAGGGAGGACGATTCGATGGGGTGGAATGGCCTGCGAGCTTCCCGCGCCCGCTTACCCTTGAAGCTCATGCCGTCGCATGGATCACGGGATTTCCTCCGGCATATTGTCACACAACGGATCCGCGCGTGCTCGAGGACATTCTCCCAGAGATTGATCGTCCGACGCGCGACTTCTTCCGATGGGAGCGCACGCTCGAACAAGAGGAGTTGCAGGCGTTGGTTGAGGCGCGGCTCGGACTGGAGCTGGGCGCGATTCGACGCTTAGAGCCGCTGGAGCGCGGGGCCTCGAGCCGTATCGTGCGCCTGCGCATTGTCGGAGAACGAGGGAGCGTGATCGTGGGCAAGGAGCTGGAGATCCGGCGTGTGCTCTCGTGGACGCATCTTTACAGCTCCGCCTTCATCGTCCTCCCCGAAGAGGTGCGCCAAGGCATCCCTCGACGTTTTCGGCTGCGCGGCGCCGGATGGGGACACGGCGTCGGCCTTTGCCAAATTGGAGCGGCTGTCATGGCGCGGCAAGGACGAACTCATTGGGAGATCTTGGCCCACTACTATGCCCCGGCTGAAATCGCGCTCGCGTACGAGTGA
- a CDS encoding zinc ribbon domain-containing protein yields the protein MDLRLRATVISSRFGFDSVECDVKVVLPGTIESLRPRLATALEKMGYHVVSEDPLQARRGGVNFALNVLKYPISLQLGFKSVGEQTTQVTFSYLLKHSGLGWITKGDLPVLMREAEAVAAIALRGRHAPLCGRCGSENPMGSRFCRRCGAPLTALEPAEVEVLRLVAENQAAYRAILWGIACLAVTTLGLVALPFDLPVKLERFLAGLGILAGASGWGPLLWGVYKLRRNLGRRGEEEEPLEPHAIEVPPAAAFPTSGMPFSVTEETTQLLEEPSSLASASEGTTQLLERTASPPSQTQERETS from the coding sequence GTGGATCTGAGGCTCAGGGCCACGGTGATCAGCAGTCGGTTTGGCTTTGACTCGGTCGAGTGCGACGTGAAGGTGGTGTTGCCGGGGACGATCGAGAGTCTGCGGCCCCGACTCGCGACGGCACTTGAAAAAATGGGCTACCATGTCGTGAGCGAGGATCCGCTTCAGGCAAGGCGTGGTGGCGTGAACTTCGCTTTGAATGTCCTCAAGTATCCGATATCGCTCCAGTTGGGATTCAAGTCCGTAGGGGAACAAACCACGCAGGTGACGTTCAGCTATCTGCTCAAACACTCGGGACTCGGATGGATCACAAAGGGGGATCTGCCGGTGCTCATGCGGGAAGCGGAAGCGGTGGCTGCGATCGCCCTGCGAGGGAGGCATGCCCCTCTTTGCGGAAGATGTGGTTCGGAGAATCCCATGGGATCGCGATTTTGTCGGCGATGCGGCGCGCCGTTGACAGCCTTAGAACCGGCTGAGGTGGAGGTCCTTCGCCTTGTAGCGGAGAACCAAGCGGCCTATCGGGCGATCCTTTGGGGGATCGCGTGCTTAGCGGTGACGACCTTGGGGCTGGTGGCGCTTCCTTTTGACCTTCCGGTGAAGCTCGAGAGATTTTTGGCCGGTCTGGGAATTCTCGCTGGGGCGAGTGGCTGGGGGCCTTTACTCTGGGGAGTTTACAAGTTGCGGCGGAACCTAGGCCGACGCGGAGAGGAAGAAGAACCACTTGAGCCCCACGCGATCGAGGTCCCTCCCGCAGCAGCCTTTCCAACGAGTGGGATGCCCTTTTCGGTAACTGAGGAGACAACACAACTCTTGGAAGAGCCTTCGTCCCTAGCGTCTGCGTCCGAAGGGACAACACAACTCTTGGAGAGAACCGCCTCTCCGCCTTCGCAAACCCAAGAGCGAGAAACGTCGTGA
- a CDS encoding peptidylprolyl isomerase translates to MKLPTRILWFIALVVGIGATAIFVQRRLVDRPPLTHLSAADLETLLEGMPESRRAFFSTPEGRRQLADQIRQALAMAQEARRLGLLGRTEIAAQVEIQKISILASAYRDRHPDAEVSEEEIERFFRTNPMALDYVLAANPQLSRGALNEQVRHQYGELVLLAERARKEGLDRDPRIALQLRIFPEFILQSYLLRELQQRTVVSDDEIRRYYEAHKNEFEQVRARHILFSTRPIPRDGNPPPDKETVRRKAQEVLRRVRAGEDFATLAREFSDDPGSKDKGGDLDFFGRGRMVREFEEAAFALQPGQISDLVETSYGFHIIKVEARRIAPLDEETRLQIEQTLRQKKIQERINRILTRYPIVVEGASAKTSEP, encoded by the coding sequence GTGAAGCTCCCGACGCGAATCCTTTGGTTCATTGCCTTGGTCGTGGGGATTGGCGCCACGGCTATCTTCGTCCAACGTCGCCTTGTGGATCGTCCCCCGCTGACTCATCTCTCAGCGGCCGATCTGGAGACCCTGCTTGAAGGAATGCCGGAATCGCGGCGCGCCTTCTTCTCCACTCCGGAGGGTCGGCGGCAACTCGCCGATCAAATTCGGCAGGCGCTCGCCATGGCGCAAGAAGCTCGACGGCTTGGGCTACTGGGCCGAACCGAAATCGCCGCTCAAGTGGAGATCCAGAAAATCTCCATCTTGGCTTCGGCTTATCGCGACCGCCATCCCGACGCAGAGGTCTCCGAGGAGGAGATCGAACGTTTCTTCCGCACGAATCCGATGGCCCTCGACTACGTGCTCGCCGCTAATCCTCAGCTCTCTCGCGGCGCCCTCAATGAGCAGGTGCGCCACCAGTATGGCGAACTGGTTCTGCTCGCCGAACGCGCGCGCAAAGAAGGGCTGGATCGAGACCCGCGGATCGCGCTGCAACTCCGCATCTTCCCCGAGTTCATCCTGCAGAGCTATTTGCTCCGCGAGCTGCAACAACGTACTGTCGTGAGTGACGATGAGATTCGCCGCTATTACGAAGCGCACAAGAATGAGTTCGAGCAAGTCCGAGCCCGACACATCCTCTTCAGTACGCGCCCGATCCCGCGGGATGGGAATCCTCCCCCCGACAAAGAGACCGTGCGCCGGAAAGCACAAGAGGTGCTACGCCGAGTGCGCGCGGGAGAAGATTTCGCGACTTTAGCGCGCGAATTCTCCGACGATCCGGGCTCGAAGGACAAGGGCGGCGATCTCGATTTCTTCGGCCGAGGCCGCATGGTGCGCGAGTTCGAGGAAGCGGCCTTCGCCCTGCAGCCGGGACAGATCAGCGATCTCGTCGAGACGAGCTACGGCTTCCACATCATCAAGGTGGAGGCCCGGCGAATCGCCCCACTGGATGAAGAGACGCGCTTGCAAATCGAGCAAACGCTCAGACAGAAGAAGATTCAGGAGCGCATCAATCGCATCCTCACACGGTATCCGATCGTGGTCGAAGGAGCGAGCGCGAAAACGTCCGAGCCATGA
- the meaB gene encoding methylmalonyl Co-A mutase-associated GTPase MeaB → MSDALAVLIERIRAQDARAIARAISLVENDGTRALTLLQRLFPYTGRAVILGVTGSPGVGKSTLVDRLAQHYRARGETVGIIAVDPSSPFTGGAILGDRIRMQTLGTDPGVFIRSMATRGNLGGLARATGDAVLILDAAGYDKVIVETVGVGQDEVDIVKMADATLVVLVPGLGDDVQTIKAGLMEIGDIFVINKADREGVSRIESELNAMLAIAERRDGWRPLIVKTIATEGQGIEDLSHAIARFLDFRQHSPQADARRQEMAEQRLRALLKERLFDVALRTLTTSEELRQWAVAIARRERDPYSIVEEILTRWKDHRPT, encoded by the coding sequence ATGTCGGACGCGCTGGCTGTGCTGATCGAACGGATCCGCGCGCAAGACGCCCGGGCCATCGCTCGGGCGATCTCGCTCGTGGAGAACGATGGAACTCGGGCGCTGACGCTCCTGCAACGGCTTTTCCCCTACACAGGACGAGCCGTCATCTTAGGTGTGACGGGATCGCCAGGGGTTGGCAAGAGCACGCTCGTGGATCGTCTGGCGCAGCATTATCGCGCTCGCGGAGAGACCGTCGGGATCATCGCGGTGGACCCCTCTAGCCCTTTCACCGGCGGAGCGATCCTCGGCGATCGCATTCGGATGCAGACTCTGGGCACTGATCCCGGCGTCTTCATCCGCTCGATGGCCACGCGCGGGAACTTGGGCGGCCTAGCCCGCGCGACCGGCGACGCCGTCCTGATCCTCGACGCCGCGGGGTATGACAAGGTGATCGTCGAGACCGTCGGCGTCGGCCAAGATGAGGTGGACATCGTGAAGATGGCCGATGCGACGCTCGTCGTCTTGGTGCCAGGTCTCGGCGATGACGTTCAAACGATTAAGGCGGGCTTGATGGAAATCGGCGACATCTTCGTCATCAACAAAGCGGATCGGGAAGGGGTCTCGCGCATCGAGAGCGAGTTGAACGCTATGCTCGCGATCGCCGAACGACGGGACGGATGGCGTCCTCTGATCGTCAAGACCATCGCCACCGAAGGCCAGGGGATCGAAGATCTCAGCCACGCCATCGCGCGCTTCCTCGACTTTCGTCAGCACAGTCCTCAAGCGGACGCGCGACGTCAGGAGATGGCTGAGCAACGATTGCGCGCGCTCCTCAAAGAACGGCTCTTCGATGTCGCTCTTCGCACGCTCACGACGAGCGAAGAGCTTCGTCAGTGGGCCGTAGCGATCGCCCGCCGCGAGCGCGATCCGTACTCCATCGTGGAGGAGATCCTGACGCGCTGGAAAGATCATCGGCCTACCTGA
- the accD gene encoding acetyl-CoA carboxylase, carboxyltransferase subunit beta yields the protein MPLFRRKRGGLEPPAERAGVVKTEGVFLKCEGCREVLYRKDVEENLMVCPRCGYHFKISARQRLALLFDGGVYTELDAYLVSADPLQFYDLRSYKDRLASAQKATGVLEAILTGEGTIGGYPAVIQAMEYGFIGGSMGSVVGEKVTRAIERALETRAALIIVSASGGARMMEGILSLMQMAKISAALARLDEAGVPYISVMTDPTTGGVTASFAMLGDLNIAEPGALIGFAGPRVIEQTIRQKLPEGFQRSEFLLEHGMLDAVVDRRQLREFLIKVLAFMMPDQRQLSVSTEQ from the coding sequence ATGCCACTGTTTCGTCGGAAACGAGGAGGACTGGAGCCACCGGCCGAGCGCGCGGGGGTAGTGAAGACCGAAGGGGTCTTCCTCAAGTGCGAGGGGTGTCGAGAGGTCCTTTATCGCAAGGACGTCGAGGAAAATCTGATGGTCTGCCCCCGGTGCGGCTATCACTTCAAGATCTCGGCCCGTCAACGGCTGGCATTGCTTTTCGATGGCGGGGTCTACACCGAGCTGGATGCCTATCTGGTTTCTGCCGATCCACTGCAGTTCTACGATCTGCGGAGCTATAAGGATCGTCTGGCCTCAGCGCAGAAAGCGACTGGGGTGCTGGAGGCGATCCTCACGGGGGAGGGGACGATCGGAGGATATCCGGCGGTCATTCAGGCAATGGAGTATGGCTTCATCGGGGGGAGCATGGGCTCGGTCGTGGGGGAGAAAGTCACGCGGGCCATCGAGCGGGCCTTGGAGACGCGTGCGGCGCTCATCATCGTCTCGGCTTCAGGAGGGGCGCGTATGATGGAAGGGATATTGAGCCTCATGCAGATGGCGAAAATCTCGGCAGCGCTCGCGCGTCTGGATGAGGCGGGCGTGCCGTATATCTCGGTGATGACGGATCCCACGACCGGAGGAGTGACTGCGAGTTTCGCCATGCTGGGGGATTTAAACATCGCCGAGCCGGGAGCGCTCATTGGATTCGCGGGACCCCGTGTGATCGAACAAACAATTCGGCAGAAACTGCCCGAAGGATTTCAGCGCTCGGAGTTCCTCTTGGAGCATGGAATGCTCGACGCCGTTGTGGACCGACGACAGCTGCGGGAGTTCTTGATCAAAGTGCTCGCCTTCATGATGCCCGATCAGCGGCAGCTTTCGGTGAGCACCGAGCAGTAG
- the bamD gene encoding outer membrane protein assembly factor BamD — protein sequence MWGRTPTDERQMADKWRSRKRSFKWIALLLGVGLVGLSPLLTMRATPQGNVSRGPLFDPRNPELERAARHDLEVARFYIKRKKWKAAEGRLQAIVRDHPAFSRIAEVYFLLGEVYRQTGRRDLAIELYSRVIEEFPMHELAEQARERLRSMGASPSKGG from the coding sequence ATGTGGGGCCGAACACCGACAGACGAACGCCAGATGGCGGACAAATGGCGCTCGCGGAAGCGTTCCTTCAAATGGATAGCGCTGCTTCTGGGCGTAGGACTCGTCGGGCTCTCTCCTCTTCTGACGATGCGGGCCACACCCCAAGGGAATGTCTCGCGCGGCCCGCTGTTCGATCCGCGCAACCCGGAACTGGAGCGCGCGGCGCGACACGATCTGGAAGTCGCGCGCTTCTACATCAAGCGAAAGAAATGGAAGGCTGCCGAAGGTCGTTTGCAAGCCATCGTGCGCGATCATCCGGCCTTCTCGCGCATCGCGGAGGTTTATTTCCTGCTCGGAGAGGTCTATCGCCAGACGGGCCGACGCGATCTCGCCATCGAACTCTACTCTCGCGTGATCGAGGAATTTCCCATGCACGAGCTCGCCGAACAAGCCCGAGAGCGCCTTCGCTCAATGGGCGCTTCTCCTTCCAAGGGAGGATGA